In the Necator americanus strain Aroian chromosome X, whole genome shotgun sequence genome, GGTGCGCCGAAGCTCCTCTCGGCCGTTTTTCTCGAACGGTCTATGCAAGCTTCTGGAGCTGACTAGCGTATATGGAACCGGTGACGGCGCGGCCTTGCGAGAGCAGCTCATGAAACACCATTCCCCTCGAATCCCAGAAGCAACAAAGGAGATACTTCTTGGTGTGGAGGTCCGATTTGGCTTGCGTCGGCGGGTCTTCTCCACGCGCGGCACGGTGGACGTTAGAGTCATAGAGGACGCAACTCTCATCTTCAGTAATAAGATCTTCGAGAAACTCCTTTCGATGCGAGCGAACGAGAGATTGACAGATGGATATCCGGGTGAACCGGGTGCCATCCGTCAAGGTGTGAAGGATCCATCGAGCCAGTACGTTTCTGTAGCCGAGAGCCTGGAGGCGACTGACGACTGTTGAATGTCTACACCCGAATCTCGCGGCAGACTACGGGTGTTGATCTCCGGATCCTCTTTGACAGCGTCGAGAATGGCGGAGTCTTCGACAATGTGGAGGCGTTCCGGCCGGGGCTTGTCTTCGAAGTCGGTGTCTTCGCTTGTGAAGCGAGCGAACCAGTGCTTGACAGTGTTGATGGTAGTGGTGCCCTCGCCCAATCTGCTGTTGAGGTTGCCGGCTGCTGCCGTTGCTCCAATGCCGCCACTTCATTCATAGAAGATGGTAGCTCGAAGTTGCTCTTGCGTAATTGACATCGTGATTAAATTTAAGGAAGGCCCACGGCTATATATACCTATTGTGGAGAAGCTTGGAGAATGTTTTACAACTACAACATAGTGCAACATGGTTTCCgcccaaaaatggaaagttctggaaatttcgaataatgggtgacaagactttctatCCAACCCAATATTATCGATGTATGGATGagtatttcttggaaaatttgtAGTCTTATACCCTAATTTCATGAGAAGCTAAGATACTTCTTGGTGTTAAGGGAGTTGGGTGGGCCACACAGTTTCGCCCTCTTTGGCTTGTACTTCGACGTGTAACAAACAACGTCCATGGCGCAGGAAGACTGTAGTTCTCAAAAAAGAGCGCACAAAGATCGTAACACATTTCGTTGTTAGTCGTTAATCCTTTCTAAATAATTTCATTCGCGTAGTGGCTGCTGCTAACTTGCTAAATCTTCGCGATTTCACTCTGACTACTACGTGGGCGGAGCTTGCATCGAACTCCAAGCAGGAGTGCGAGGAATAGCTGgctgatcgtggattgctgtgGAATGAGTGACTTTGTTTCACCTATGGAAATCCTAGTAAGGTTACGAAACATGAAAACGCGAACAGCCTTCGTAAAGGCTAACCTAGTGGCCCTCTTTGGGGCCATCAACTAGCGAATAGAAATCGGAATGTGAATAAAGGTTGGTGCATGCATGCTTGCTGATGCTATGGAAGccattttgattctttttttttatagatagtattatattatatgacTCAATATTCATTTCTGGTGGGCCTGTTTGGAAAGTTTGATCAAGTTGAAGCAGTGGTTTTTAAATAATTGAGTGAttatgattaaaaaaacatctgaaaaTCCAAGGGACGGGAAAACATATCTGAGTACATACCTAGCAATGTTCGAATTTTCTCGAACAGTTGAATATTTGGAGTCTGGGCTATAAAAGTAGGATCTCCGGGAGTAACATTATCTTTCTGATTAATCTTGTCACCATGAGCGTTAGGCTGCTCGCTCTGAACTCTGAACTCTGCTcgctctgcgggcagcctaacgGATGGCGATATCGACGACCTCAACAAAAGCCTTGACGATTTGCGGCTCGACAGCGATGCTAAAGCTCCTGATGGTGTGGATGACATGACTCCTGTTGTTGTTTCTGACACTGAAGAATCCGATTCTGACATCTCAgacgacgacaacgacgaAGAAGCAGAGAGCACTTGAGAGGACGTTGCTCAAAAACatgacagaagaaaaacaaaaactgaacCTTAAGCGACCCCGTTGGAGCTAATCCAGAGGCAGTCAACTTGAGACTTCACTCCAATTTTACGAGCTGTTTTTATCTGAAGAACTCCTTGCCATGGTAGCTGATCAAACCAGCATTTACGGACAAGAAAAACATCATAATCGGACTCACACCGACACAGATGAACTGAGAAGGTTCTTTGGTTTCTGTTTGCAGATCTCCCACTGTCCATTGATAATCgtacaaaatcaaaaataaacccTGTAATTCAATGCATAGATGGTCGATACCAACATAAGATACTTCCACGTTTGAACTGATTATTTGAACAGAGAACAAAACAATCGCGCACATTttgattaaaataatatatcgTCGCGCTGCACTTGGCGACATTGTCGTCAACATGTTAAGAACTATCTTTCTGCTCTATGGCCGATTTTTCGTGCCGTAAAGTTTAGTACAAGCCAAGGAGGGCACGGCTGAATGGTCCCACCCAGCTACTGAGGGTACAAATAAgctctgagtttttttttttttttgagtttgaagTTTTATTCACGAAAACTGGTACaatgtattttattcaaagtattgTCCATTGTTAACtatgaattttcttcatatttcagGCAGCATATGGATTCCgcgttgaaaaaagaagaatcaaCCCGATTTTTGGTTTCTTCGTAAGAAGTGAAGTACAGCTCTATCGAGTTAATGGTTACAACCGAAACAAATGGTAGTCGAAAGGAGCAATGTCAGGTGAATACAGCGGGAAGACAGGACATCCCATTGAAGTGCCTCCAAAGTTTCTCCGACGATTTTTGCAACGTGGTCGAGCGTGCCGAAGAATCACTTTGACATGCGATTTTTTGGTGTATTGGGGCGTTTGAGCTTTGATCCGCAGCTCAGTTGCATCAATTGTGGTTAAAAACGTTCCCCAGTGACGCTTTCGTTAGGTTGGAGTAGCTCATATTTGGATCACTCTGATCCCACCAGATCCACAACATTTGCTTCTTGCCATGAACATTCGATTTTGCCGTGGAAGTTGTTGCATGGATGGGCTGACGCCACGATTTTTTGCGCTCTGGGTTGTCGGTATGGATCCATTTTTCGCCCTAAATCAAGAttcgatgcaaaaaaaaatctttccgaTTTTGCCTTCGAAGCAGTTGTTTGcacgtaaaaaaacggcgttagACGCCTCTTAGCTTGAGTTCATACGGAACTCAACCTCCTTGTTTTTGCACCATACCCATGGCCTTAAGACGGCTTAAAATCGCTTGTTGTGTCACTTCCAAGGTCTCAGCAAACTCCTCTTGAGCTTGGCATGAATGCATTTTGCTACGCATTTTTTGTTGCTGGTGTTTAAATCGCACTTTCAAAACCCCGGAATCACTACTCACATGTTTTTATTGATGGAGCATGTTCTCTTTGTTCTTCATGCAGCAATCGATGACCGTCAGCTGCATTTTCTccaaattaaaggaaaaagctGTCCTTTCCGCAAATTGTCTTTTGTTGGCACAAAGGCTGAGATAGTATACAAAAAAGTAGATTGTTTACACTTCAGCGAAATGACATATACTTATTTTTAGAGAGAAATCATGACGCTTTAAAATGCATATAGTTTAAAAATGGTCCGATGCGATTTAGTACTGGTTACGCCATTTTTTGTAAATCcctcaaaacttatttgtacCCCCAATATTTTAGCAGTGACTTCTTTTGcttaagaaaaatatgtggtatagaaaaagaaattattcttactgttcacaagaaaaacaaacaaaaaaaaacgaaggaattAGAAACCTGCTTAGAACTTGTTCAGATAATATTcactaaacaaataaaaaaaagacacgcAAAACCACGTACAAGagatgaagaagaggaaatgatAACAACCAGTGGGAACCAAATGAGACCCAAATATAAGGCTTTATCACAAGGCTGCGCTAGGTACCACATAAGCCTCCGGCGAAGAGAAATTGTAGAACGAAAACTCGTAAGATTTCTAAAAACTTTCCGCATCGAGTCAGAAATCGTCAGAAAACATTTATCTTGTGAAATTGAAAGACGTCGGTACAGCTGCAGCAGGGTTGAAGTTGTATCCTCCTGCTTGCTCGACACGCTTTGATTCCTCTGATCTCACATGTTGTTCACAAACCTACAAGTAGGTTGAGtgtaagaaaatgaagaaaagttaagaaaaaaaaaacaattaactaGAAGATGTACACGTTTAGGGAAAGTAAATTACTGACTACACAAGGAATGACCGTTTACCTTGATAAGGTTTTGCAAAGATTCTGCTACCTGTGGAGAAAGATTTCCAACCATTCCAGCAAATAGTTCAGGTTCAGATCTTTCGAACTCTAGAAGCttcaaaaatgataaaaagccACTGAgaccaagcaaaaaaaaaaggagcattGTACTGATGCAAATAGCACGGTCAAGTTTTGATGCAATATGTCTGTTTTGGAGTTTGCATTATTGTGTTAAATTGGTCCATCAGAACATTGTTATATattcaaaagtgaaatttcttgcaagacacaaagaaaaacactaacaATAATCACGAACACAATTACTGCGATATCCAGCCATCTACAAAGCTACAGACTCAATAGTCAAATTTGgttcttgattttcttttattttattacaagCTACAGGTTTCATGTTATGTCTCTTTTCCATGTcagaaaaatatgttgaaTATAGCAAGAGAAATGGACAAAGTCTTGCCGAATAAAATGCTGAGTAATCTCACATGATCCAGGGATGCCGAGAGACGACTACGGCCACTATTATACCTATTTCTGGACGAACACATagtttctggagaaaaagaaaactgaatccAATCCTGTCTGAGACAAGCAACATATGACGTTCTTGAGGAAAATGAACTAGCTCTCCTGTGcctttctccaaaaatttgtCAGACATTTTTATAAACATTCGCATATCGTTTTAAAGGAATCGTCACGTTTCCCTCACGTGAATTTTGTTGCTCTCATAAGGATTCAGGATTTAAAAACcttctcaaatattttcagagAGTCACCTGTTTTTAAGCAGATTCCAACATAGTGCAGTGGGTATTGAAAGAATTTCGGTGTTCTAACGGaagcaatttttgttttcatgacAATTCTTCTTCACATTGTTCAACACAGAACTGCTGCAACATCAGCTCATCAGCATGAGTGGCGGGCTTCACCGGCCTCCAGCCGTGTTAATACTATTTCTTAATGAACTGAGCTGAAGAACACAGTCGTGAGCGTTTTCCTCAAAGTGAGAAATGCACATAGAAATGGAACACATCTCTAAAAATTACATGTCATTCGGTAGAGAATTTCCCAATCTATAAAATAGTCATATCCTGATTTTTTGGTTTCActgattcttgtttttttttttttagataactATTATAAGGTGGAGTGCCAAGTAGACAAAACGGAGCATTTTTGACACCTCTGGTTTTTTGCAACTAATCGAGGTGAACACTTTCTTGATCCGGAGAGAAGGAAAAGCCGCAAAATTGAGAGAGTGAAGTCGTTGAACTATCATTatttgggatctcttcgctacgctagttGGCTTTTAGGAGGAtaccgcaatggacaacatcgacggcTCGTTGGATGCGTTCACACTGTACAAGGAAGGCTGAAAGTTCTAAAACCATCAAGAGACGCCTATCTCCAGAAACTCTTGAGCTAATAGCAGGCAACTAAAAATACACGTTCGAGCTAATGAAGTCTTGTAAAaaggcgataaaagaagaccttaaagacAGAAGAGCAGAAAAGCCGATAAAGCTGCAGAGGCGTGAAAGGGCATTCGCTAGGCTCGT is a window encoding:
- a CDS encoding hypothetical protein (NECATOR_CHRX.G24332.T1) → MEPSVIVEEVRRSSSRPFFSNGLCKLLELTSVYGTGDGAALREQLMKHHSPRIPEATKEILLGVEVRFGLRRRVFSTRGTVDVRVIEDATLIFSNKIFEKLLSMRANERLTDGYPGEPGAIRQGVKDPSSHVENGGVFDNVEAFRPGLVFEVGVFACEASEPVLDSVDGSGALAQSAVEVAGCCRCSNAATSFIEDGSSNLTDGDIDDLNKSLDDLRLDSDAKAPDGVDDMTPVVVSDTEESDSDISDDDNDEEAEST
- a CDS encoding hypothetical protein (NECATOR_CHRX.G24333.T1): MSESDSSVSETTTGVMSSTPSGALASLSSRKSSRLLLRSSISPSVRLPAERAEFRVQSEQPNAHGDKINQKDNVTPGDPTFIAQTPNIQLFEKIRTLLATAAAGNLNSRLGEGTTTINTVKHWFARFTSEDTDFEDKPRPERLHIVEDSAILDAVKEDPEINTRSLPRDSGVDIQQSSVASRLSATETYWLDGSFTP
- a CDS encoding hypothetical protein (NECATOR_CHRX.G24334.T1), which codes for MHSCQAQEEFAETLEVTQQAILSRLKAMGRKMDPYRQPRAQKIVASAHPCNNFHGKIECSWQEANVVDLVGSE
- a CDS encoding hypothetical protein (NECATOR_CHRX.G24335.T2), whose translation is MGISLVYLVYLEKPVELLFTTKLETDTEQFSTKFDDDDGPDVFVFFKETMEQFERSEPELFAGMVGNLSPQVAESLQNLIKVCEQHVRSEESKRVEQAGGYNFNPAAAKSYEFSFYNFSSPEAYVVPSAAL
- a CDS encoding hypothetical protein (NECATOR_CHRX.G24335.T1), with amino-acid sequence MGISLVYLVYLEKPVELLFTTKLETDTEQFSTKFDDDDGPDVFVFFKETMEQFERSEPELFAGMVGNLSPQVAESLQNLIKVCEQHVRSEESKRVEQAGGYNFNPAAAVPTSFNFTR